A single genomic interval of Carettochelys insculpta isolate YL-2023 chromosome 28, ASM3395843v1, whole genome shotgun sequence harbors:
- the SP2 gene encoding transcription factor Sp2 — protein sequence MAATAAVSPSEYLQPAASTAQDSQPSPLALLAATCSKIGPPAVEAAVTPPAPPQPTPRKLVPIKPAPVPLGSGKNSFGILSSKGNVIQIQGSQLGTSYPGGQLVFAIQNPTVINKGARSSTNIQYQTVPQIQTTGGQTIQVQQNLANQIQLIPGTSQAIISPSSSAHKPVPIKPAPAHKTGASSVQSASSVVKLAGGSNVTLTLPVNNLVNAADPGAAAQIVAESPSKPCKKTRKKALSPAQTTAMAVAEQVETVLIETTADNIIQAGNNLLIVQSPGSGQPAVVQQVQVVQPKQEQQVVQIPQQALRVVQAASATLPTVPQKSSQNFQIQAAEPTPTQVYFKTPSGELQTVLLQEAPAVTVAPSATSCSSPVSRSPQAGGSCKKPAPRKERTLPKIAPAGGIISLNAAQLAAAAQAMQTININGVQVQGVPVTITNTGGQQQLTVQNVSGNNLTISGLSPTQIQLQMEQALSGEIHPGEKRRRMACTCPNCKDGEKRSGDQGKKKHICHIPECGKTFRKTSLLRAHVRLHTGERPFVCNWVFCGKRFTRSDELQRHARTHTGDKRFECAQCQKRFMRSDHLTKHYKTHLVTKNL from the exons ATGGCCGCCACTGCAGCAGTCAGTCCTAGTGAATACCTGCAGCCTGCTGCCTCCACAGCACAG GACTCTCAGCCATCTCCACTAGCCCTGCTTGCCGCGACATGTAGCAAAATTGGTCCTCCCGCGGTGGAAGCTGCGGTCACTCCTCCCGCCCCGCCGCAGCCCACACCTCGAAAACTTGTCCCCATCAAGCCCGCGCCAGTCCCGCTGGGTTCCGGTAAGAACAGCTTTGGGATCTTGTCCTCGAAAGGGAACGTCATCCAGATCCAGGGCTCTCAGCTTGGGACATCCTACCCTGGGGGCCAGCTGGTGTTTGCCATTCAGAATCCCACCGTGATCAACAAAGGGGCTCGCTCATCTACGAACATCCAGTACCAGACTGTCCCACAGATTCAGACAACAGGGGGCCAGACCATACAGGTGCAGCAGAACCTAGCCAACCAGATTCAGCTTATTCCTGGCACCAGCCAAGCCATAATTAGCCCCTCCTCCTCCGCGCACAAGCCGGTACCGATCAAGCCAGCTCCTGCGCACAAAACCGGGGCGTCGTCCGTGCAGAGTGCAAGCAGTGTTGTCAAGCTGGCCGGTGGCAGCAACGTGACGCTCACCCTGcctgtgaataacctggtgaATGCCGCTGACCCTGGCGCTGCGGCTCAGATTGTAGCCGAGAGCCCCTCCAAGCCCTGTAAAAAGACTAGAAAGAAAGCTCTGTCACCAGCCCAGACGACAGCCATGGCTGTGGCTGAGCAAGTTGAAACGGTGCTGATAGAGACGACGGCAGATAACATCATCCAGGCAGGAAATAACTTGCTGATAGTGCAgagccctggctctggccagccCGCCGTGGTGCAGCAAGTCCAAGTGGTCCAACCCAAGCAAGAGCAGCAGGTGGTACAGATTCCCCAGCAGGCCCTGAGAGTGGTCCAGGCGGCCTCTGCCACCCTCCCTACTGTCCCCCAGAAGTCCTCGCAGAACTTCCAGATCCAGGCAGCTGAGCCAACGCCTACGCAG GTCTACTTCAAAACTCCTTCTGGGGAGCTGCAGACGGTGTTACTTCAGGAAGCCCCAGCTGTGACCGTGGCCCCTTCTGCCACCTCATGCAGCAGCCCTGTGTCCCGCAGCCCTcaagcaggaggcagctgcaaAAAGCCAGCCCCCCGCAAAGAGCGCACCCTGCCAAAGATCGCCCCTGCCGGGGGCATCATCAGCTTGAACGCGGCTCAGCTGGCAGCTGCGGCCCAGGCAATGCAGACCATCAACATCAACGGGGTGCAGGTGCAAGGCGTCCCTGTCACCATCACCAACACAGGAG gccagcagcagctgacagTGCAAAACGTGTCTGGCAACAACCTGACCATCAGTGGCCTCAGCCCAACCCAGATCcagctgcagatggagcaggcGCTGTCCGGGGAGATCCACCCTGGGGAGAAGAGGCGGCGCATGGCCTGTACCTGCCCCAACTGCAAGGACGGGGAGAAACG GTCCGGGGATCAGGGCAAGAAGAAGCACATCTGCCACATCCCGGAGTGCGGCAAGACCTTCCGCAAGACCTCGCTGCTGCGGGCCCACGTGCGCCTGCACACGGGCGAGCGCCCCTTCGTCTGCAACTGGGTCTTCTGCGGGAAGAGGTTCACGCGCAGCGACGAGCTGCAGCGCCACGCCCGCACGCACACAG GTGACAAACGTTTTGAGTGTGCGCAGTGCCAAAAGCGCTTCATGAGAAGCGACCATCTGACGAAGCACTATAAAACCCACCTGGTCACCAAGAACTTGTAG